The Setaria viridis chromosome 2, Setaria_viridis_v4.0, whole genome shotgun sequence DNA window TGTAGGTGGGGCGTGTCATGCCCGCCACCTCTAGACTACCATTGTTTGTACAAGACGTTGCCATTGAAGGTCTTTTTCGTGAAACAAGTTAGCAATGGAGACTTCAGAATAGCTCATTGTTCCCTGTCAGAAACCGTGTTTGTCGGATAGGGAACCGTACTGGAAATTAAGTTGTGACCCtatcattttttatttatttgctttCCTTTTAGTTATATGATGCCTAAGAGCATTGTACATAGTACTACATACCACTTGTTTTCTACTATAATGAAACGGCATAGCACCTGCCGAGCTCACTGACAAAAAAGGTTCAGATCCGAGCTCTTAACATTTACTGCCGCTTGGTAAATTTAGCTCACATAAAGGAAGGTTATGTTTTTGCTCTAGTTTTTTATATTTCTAGAATTTATTTCCATGACATCCGTATTCACAAAAGGGAAAGATTACCATAACAGCTTTTGCAAATTATTTTAGAAAATTACATGTCCAAGACAGACAAGTTGAATGAAGCGACTTCCCCAAAAAAACAAATGAAGTAACAGATACTAACACTTCACAAACACAGAGAAAAAGAACACAATTGTTGAGAAAAGTATGCCCATGTTCATTTCGTTGTTCAGCTTCAATTTCGTTGCTCTTGGTGCCCACCATGCTCTTGATTCAGCTTCAATTTCGTTGCTCCTGGTGCCCTCCTGGTCCTGTTGGTTCTCCTTGAGGTCCTGCTACCGGTGCTTGCAGTGGCCCTGCTACCTGTGCTGGCGGTGGTTCCGCTGGATCTCCTTGAGGTCCTGCTACTTGTGCTTGCGGTGGATGGCCACGTAGGTGAAATACTAGATGGCTATTTCTTTCAATTGGCCATATCGTATCATCCTGCTCATCGCCATTGGAGAGCTCAAGAACAAGTTCTTCAGCGACGGCTTCCTGGACTGTGCTTTCTATTTGCCTCCATGGCCAGAACTTAATGACTATGTAAATGATGCCCGCAATACCCCACAGACCAAAGGTTATAAAGAACACTCCTTTTAAACTGCTCCAGGTAACAACAGAGCCCATCTCAAGGGCGTTCGTCATGCTGTTGCAGGTCACCTTGTCCAGTCCCAACCACTTCCTCTCAATGCCCACAATCTCGTCCCCTTCTGTCACCTTTAGTATAGCTCGGGACACATCAGTAACAAGCGGAGAGCCCTTAGGGAAGACCTGACAGTAGTCAAAACCATGTGAATTAGATAACtggtaaaaatgtgaaacctgTAGAGATGTGATGTACAGGAAACTTGGACTGCTTGCTGACCAGCATCAGTGATGTGGTAATAAGCATCTAGCCATCACGATGTAGTCAAGACAAAAACATTTACAATGAATGTACAATAAATTATTAACTTACAAAGCCGAATCCACCAGTCTTGTAAACACGACCAATGATACTGTGGTTCCTGCAATGCTTGGACATAAACAACTTGAGGTACGGTATCTCATCAACTACTGCTGCAACACCACCATTCCAACTCCCTTTCATCAGTGCCTCAGCATACTGATTGGTTCGGTAGCTTCTAATTTTACGCTCGTCCACATTAAGGCTCTTCAGGAGATCTTTCACAAAAGACCCACTTTGGTAACCAATATAATCTCCATTACTAATAAACTGATTCAAGTCGGCAACTGTTGGTTGGAGTTGTCGTACTGTCATCATCGAAGTCAAACTTGCACTATAGAGTTTCTCCAACAACCAAACCAGCAACAGGAAGTTTATGAGTGCAAATTCCGATAGCCATTTCTTCAGTTTTGGGTCTGCAAAAATATGTACCACCAACATGTCAAGCCAAAGTCTTAAGGGTCTGTGTTTGGTTGGCAAGCAGAATACCCTACCAAATCTCGCCAAGATTTTCATTAAATTGTTTTCCTAAGATCTATGTGCAGGTTTTGGCAGAAAATGAACTACAAAAGCCAGTAAAATAAGAATGACAAGTTTATCAAATAATTTTGCAACAAACCAAGTGAAGGCAATTAGTGAAAGTTGTCAAGTAAAGTAAATTTTTTTAGGCAAAATGTAAAGTAAACTTTGCATCCATGTCTAACGTTGCAAAAAAACATAAATTGTATAAATTGATACCATCATATATGTTAGCTAAAATGTAGGAACAAAATTTTAAATTGAGCTAAAGTGATAACTATAGTTCTTATTTTTGTTCCATTGCATTTTTGTGAACCTATTGGAAGGTTGTTTACTATAAGAAGTTAAGTGTGAACCCAACAAATCTATGTTCATCTCTAGATATCCGTAGAACGAAATAAGCTCTCTTTTATCAATTCGTTTTAGCTCACCGCTTGGAGCAGCAAGAAGTGCCTGAAAGCTGAAATAAGCAATGTTGACAAACTGTGTCCAAGGGCGCCCACCAAAATATATGCTTCCATTATGCTCAATAAACCATATGGCAAAACCTGTAATCACAAAAACAGCCAAGAAGGCTGCCCATAGGATTGGTTCGATAGGCTTCAGAAAAACCCACAAGCTCTTGCTCCAGTTCTCTCTCATGGTTACGACCATCTGCACCCCCGATTCAGTGTAAGGTAAAGTAAAGTCAACTAACTTAGAGCGATTTATGATTATTGTGGTGTCCCCAACCATCGCATCATATTTCTGTTCCACAAAAAATGATGAATTGGATCAAATAATTGTCTAAGTAAAAATATTAGGGAGATAACAAAAGAGAACCCTAAGTATCAATAACTGACAGAATAAATCAGCAGCTGAGCTCTCGAATCTCAACTTCCGAATGCACACCCAGTCTATTGAGTTAAGAAAATGGTCCTCTCACCCCTTTCCCCATTTTTTCGCGTGCCCATAACTAAGATACCATGTTATGCTTAAAGTAAAGGCATATTTATGGTTCTATGGTTTCACGTCAAGACAAACTCCGTCATGCTATAATGTCTTCTATTATATCATTTATAAATGAAATTGGTTATGTACTGTACATTAGAGATAGCAACAACATACTTCCCTAAATAGTGTTATTTTGAAAAAAGTCTACACATATAAATATCATGATTTTAGAAAAGTTTTGATCATAGGGAAAACAAATAGAAGAGAATCTTACAAATTCCAGTAGTGATATTAAGAATGAGCTTACCTTCAGGGAAACCTGATAGCATATCTCACTGTATGACAGGGTTATGTTGGTAGCTATGTTAGGGTCCACAACAGGTACATACTCATAGGGGACAGCATATGGCATCTCTCGCATGACAGCTTCAAAGATATCTATGCAATATCCAGTCACGTCAAACTTTCCAGTAGCCACATTCTTCTTAACATTCACAAATGGGTTGACAGATGGCTTTACTGGCACAGCAATCTGCAACTTCTTTCCAGCCACCGGCCACTCCCAACCTCTAGGAGGCTGTACTGAACCACCAGGCCAAAGCACCGTATTCAATCCAACAGTACGACTTGGACCAGAAGATACAATGAGGTTCTTACTTAGGCCAAACTTTGGTGTCCAGAACCCAGCATTTTGATATGAATTGCCAATCACATTAAATATCTCAAATACTGATGCCTGCAGCTGACCATCGACAAGAACAAAATCACCTGATATGCCCTGGAACCTAGTGGCTCTAATGGCGTTAATAAGAACCGGTCCATCTTGTGACACACCCAACAAACTCAAATCATTTGagttgttgctgttttgtggTGATGGCATTTGAAAGCCTAGTGTAAGGGGACCAACCTTCCTTAGAGCCATCGCGATTGCCCATGCAGTGTCATAAGCCCACAGATGGAACACATTTGGATTTGCTGGGTCAGGTGCACCAGGGTTCTGTTGTTGGTACTGTGCAACAAATCGAGGAGGGAAGTTGATAAGCTTGTCCGATGGTGGCACATAAGGCCTCACGCCAAGAACTCCCTGCATTGAATTGATCGTTCTCTGATCGAAGGAGCTAAACATGTTTCCTACACTATCAGTCACAATCCAAGCATAACCATCAGTAAGCATCTCAGCATCATGAGCAAGGACAAACAGGCGTGCGGCAATATCAGATGACATATGCACGACAAAGACTCATGTCTGCATAGTCTTGAGCTTGTTTAGCTCCGCCTTTATCTGATCCTCAGTAGGAACTGAAGGGATGACGCTTCGGTATGGGATGTGCGCATCAACATCTTGGAGAGCATCCACAAGGTATGGTATAATGCCTCTACCGAAGTCAGAGTCCTCGTATATGGGTACGACTTGGCGCCAGTTGAAGAGTTGAACCAGAGAAGCAATTGCTGGGACCTGGGAGGAATCATCCAGGGCAGTGCGAACGAAGTACTTGGAGTGCTTAGCTGACAAGTAAGGACTAGTAGCCGAATATGACAAGATGGGAACATTTGTCTTGTTGCCGATGCCAATCATGAACCTCGCCTGTGTACAGTCTTTGGGCCAATGATTGCTTGAACTTTGAAGTTCTTCAGCAGGTCTATTGCTacaatatgaaagaaaaaaacgTGGGATGAGGATGTTATTCAAGCATGCTTTGAAATTTGATGTGTAAATTTGTTAAACCACCTTTAATGTACACATAACATTTTTTGTAACCTGATTCAATAATTTTTaaaccaaattaatatttattgTTAAATATTTTCCAATTATATTGAAACCAAATTCAATATTTTCAACCCATCCTCCAACTCACCATCTCATTTCACACAAATCCTGACGCTGTCCCGTCGTGAAGAGATAATAGGATGTCCATTAGATATGATTTCTTGGTGGTCGACTTTAGGGTGCATTTGAAAATTGAACGTAGCTCACTAGGTAAGGTTCGTAACATGTTTATCCGAGTTCGAATTCTCAACAGAACACTGGTGTTAGTATTTTCTTGGATCTATTCCAAAAATTAGTCAATGCTATTTTTTCAGTGGTAGGCTACAACGAGGTGCCACTTTGTCAATCTCATGATCTGGTGGTTGTCTTTTGGAGATACTCATAGTCGTTAGGATAGTTCGTGGTGAACAACCCCCCTCGAGAAGAATTGTTCAACTGGAACGAAAGTTTCTTTATATGAATAAAAAAGTTTGTATGTTGGAATAAATTATGCAAACTAAGAACAATTTTTTGTACCCCCTATCTTGGTTGACAAGAATTATTTAACTGGAACATTGGTTTTGTTTTGGTGGAACAAAAATTCTTAGAGGAGGAACAAAATGTCGTTGCATCTGGACATGTATTGAATTGTTGAGAACTTTCCAGCATTCCTTTAAAAAATGTAATATAGCATCCTTATTAAAAAGTGTGTCAATTTCAAGAATATATCTCAGTTGCTCTAGCTGTTGCTTCAGTTAAAATCAGTGGTATTTAAATCAAAACAGACAAACTATTGTAACTGTTACGACCTCCATATCAGAGGTGTTTGAATTTGTCATAAATGGCATGTGAAGATTTTTCTTGAACAAACACATTAGAAATATTTAAAGCTTAAGTATTTGTTTTCCAACATCTAGACTATATATGCTCATCCCAAAACATCATTCTAATAGtgagaatattttttttatttttaacccttttttaactaatattttaaaaataactcaCCCAAACACATATTTGCAGATATGACCCTTTTGGTCGCGCCTCCATGTGAAAAGCTTGTCACGCCACTCCTGCCGGCGTGACAACACACTCTTATCACGCCACCCGGAGTGGTGTGACAAGGcctcattttaaaaaaaatcataattttttCATACGAACTCGGATGAAGAtgttttttatatgaaaattatagctctcgacgagatctacaactttgtagttttgAGTTTTTTCATTTAAAATCATTAAGATACATTAATAATTGATCTAAATTTTAGACAACATATTGAGCGTCTGATCCTGTTTTCTGTCATCTCCAACTTGGTTTGGTTCATCATGGTTCCACCAAATAAGTTCTATACAATACATTATCTATAATTAGATAAAGTTAATATGTCAAAAACTACTacaactaaaataaaagatataTAGTTATCAAATATggaacatatataaataaagataacagaACTCAAACTTCTGCTTTATTTATATACCTGGTTTGAAGCAGAAGCCTTTATAGGAGTTGTAGAGTAAACTTTAGaccacaactttgttaatttgaGTTTGGACTAATTCACCGTGGAACATTTTCAAATTCGAGCTCAAAGTAAGCACCAGCTTAAATGCAGCACACAGCTCTAAGTTTCAAAAACAGTGAATGTCTTCCATTTTGGCatgtgaatttctacaaaatttaaaACTAAACTGGATCTAAATCTTTTATAAGATTTTTAGTATGAAGTGTGTACTAGAATATTTCCCATTTGACCCTGGTCTAAATCGGAGCTGAGCCATTTCAAAACTAGAGTTAAAGTTcagctaaaatattaaaaacaacTCCATTTCAAATCCTGCTAAGTCTCTGAAACCCGCGTTCCCGAGTATTTTGAACTCGTATAACTTCAATTTGAGAACGAAATTGCCAAAGATCGTTGACTGGGCAGAGGCTGCGCAGGATTTGACGATGTGTGCAATTTCGTTCTCAAATTGAAGTTATACGAGTTCAAAATACTCGGGAACGCGGGTTTCATAGACTTAGCAGGATTTGAAATGGAGctgtttttaatattttagccgAACTTTAACTCAAGTTTTGAAATGGCTCGGCTCTGATTTAGACCAGGGTCAAATGGGAAATATTGTAGTACACACTTCATACTAAAACTCTTATAAAAGGTTTAGATCCAGTTTAGTTttgaattttgtagaaattcacatGCCAAAATGGAAGACATTCATTGTTTTTGAAACTTAGAGCTGTGTGCTGCATTTAGGCTGGTGCTTACTTTGAGCTCGAATTTGAAAATGTTCCAGGGTGAATTGGCCCAAACtcaaattaacaaagttgtggtCTAAAGTTTACTCTACAACTCCTATAAACGCTTCTGCTTCAAACCAGGTATATAAATAAAGCAGAAGTTTGAGTtctgttatctttatttatatatgttccATATTTGATAACTATATATCTTTCATTTTAGTTGTAGTAGTTTTTGACATATTAACTTTATCTATTTCCTATAATTTCATAGATAATGTATTGTATAGAACTTATTTGGTGGAACCATGATGAACCAAGCCAAGTTGGAGATGACCGAAAATAGGATCAGACGCTCAATATGTTGTCTAAAGTTTAGATCAATTATTAATGTATCTTAATGACTTTAAATGAAAAAACTCAAAActaaaaagttgtagatctcgtcgagagctacaattttcatataaaaatcatcttcatccgagttcatatgaaaaatttatgatttttttaaagtcAGACCTTGTCACGCCACTCCAGGTGGCGTGACAAGAGTGTGTTGTCACGCCGGCAGGAGTGGCGTGACAAGCTTTCCATATGGATTATGCGCTGGCAGATCCCTTCCGCGCTTTctatcgttgtcaagatttgcggatcaagactccagactagtaaatttcttttatacgcgtaaggcttcggatggtggcgtaggagacacggggttagactggttcgggcaaaaggaggccctacgtccagtatcgaggttcctcgtgttgcccacgcggggttctgtagtaggggttacagatgggcgagagagggaactgatcccaggtctcttgagtatgcttgtgctctaagggagtgtgagtGTGTACTGTTTGCTTGAGAAAAAGAGTCTGCGTCCCCCGTCTCAGgatccccggtcctccttttatagcacaagagggagctcggggttacaatCGAGCCGGGCGTCAGGAGAAGAGGTAGATAGGATAAGCCAAGtacaaaaataatacaaggggagggcCCCAAGGCCGCCGTTCTTGCTTCGGCCTCTggtccctgtcagcgcgtccgacGAGGAAGGGCGATTCCTCCCCGATCtcgtcgatgatctccctggtcgtcgtcgccgtcgccgtcgagcatgatgatgagcctcagcctcggcatccgtgcccgccggggaggaggtctGATTTTGTTGCCCTGctgattaccgtaagacccgaacgtcgcatccctgaaactgccatagggagcacggggcgcgagagcaagcgatgcgccctcctgtgccattcggcgcagctcatgagtactctgtggcgaatcagaaggagccgcgg harbors:
- the LOC117841972 gene encoding glutamate receptor 2.5-like, yielding MSSDIAARLFVLAHDAEMLTDGYAWIVTDSVGNMFSSFDQRTINSMQGVLGVRPYVPPSDKLINFPPRFVAQYQQQNPGAPDPANPNVFHLWAYDTAWAIAMALRKVGPLTLGFQMPSPQNSNNSNDLSLLGVSQDGPVLINAIRATRFQGISGDFVLVDGQLQASVFEIFNVIGNSYQNAGFWTPKFGLSKNLIVSSGPSRTVGLNTVLWPGGSVQPPRGWEWPVAGKKLQIAVPVKPSVNPFVNVKKNVATGKFDVTGYCIDIFEAVMREMPYAVPYEYVPVVDPNIATNITLSYSEICYQVSLKVLPYGLLSIMEAYILVGALGHSLSTLLISAFRHFLLLQASLNVDERKIRSYRTNQYAEALMKGSWNGGVAAVVDEIPYLKLFMSKHCRNHSIIGRVYKTGGFGFVFPKGSPLVTDVSRAILKVTEGDEIVGIERKWLGLDKVTCNSMTNALEMGSVVTWSSLKGVFFITFGLWGIAGIIYIVIKFWPWRQIESTVQEAVAEELVLELSNGDEQDDTIWPIERNSHLVFHLRGHPPQAQVAGPQGDPAEPPPAQVAGPLQAPVAGPQGEPTGPGGHQEQRN